The genomic window ACCGCCGGGCCGGGAGCCCCAGCCTTCGCCGGCGGAGGCATAGGAGTCGACCGCGATGAGAGCACCCCCGCCCAGCATCAGGGCGATCGAGGCAGCGAAGACTCTGCTGCCTCGTCTTGAGCGTCTTCTCGCTGAATATCCCATTCCAACTCCTATGCTTCATCGCCGGTCCGCCCTGAGCCACGGCCGGCAGTGGGGGGAAGCGCTGACCTCCATACGGAGGGGAGGGGTGATGTGTTCAGCGTGTGAAGGAGTTCGTGGCAACGTCCGGTGAGACGCCGGTCATCCGAGGCTGACCGGGGAGATGTCCGTCCCGCCGCCGGCACGGCACGGTCAGAGACGGACTGCCCGCCCCAGGGTGCGCAGGACGGTGGTGCCGGCGAGCACCAGCGTGGAGACCGCCGGACCCGCCCATCGCGTCAGGTCGCGCTGCAGGTCCGGATCCACTTCGATGGTCACCTGGACGTATCTGCTGTGCAGCGTGGCGACCTTGGGGGACCGCCCGGTGCCGTCCCCTCCGCGCTGCAACGCCGCGCGGTACCTGTCCTTCCGCTCACTCATGCCTGCTCCTGGCGCTTGATGAGTTCGTCGGCGAGGTCCATGTACGCCGACCCTTCCGCCCGGACCCGGCTTCCGAACGACTGGGCGTACAGCTCGAGCCGGGCGATCTGGGTGTCCAGGACGGTGAATCCCCACTCGGTCAGCGCCTCACGGGCGTCGGCATCGGGGCCCGTGCGGGTGGCGTCGGGACGATTGGTTCGATTCAGGAGGACCGCGCTGCGGGCCGGCTCCGCGCGCACGGACTCCACGTCGTCCATCTCGGAGCGGATGGGTGCCATCCGGTCCAGTTCGATGGGGGCGGGGGTCACCGGGACGATCCACTCGCTCGCGTACCTCATGATGCTGCGGGCGATGCGGGGATGGTCCTCCAACTGCGGGGCATCGAGCACCACGGCCTGCCGATCGCCCAGGAAGTCGTTCACGCGGCGGTGCACGTCCCCCACGGGCAAGGCGATGACAGGAAACGGAAAACCGTCGGCCAGCTCGCTCCAGCGCAGCGCCGAGGAGGCGGGGTCGCCGTCGACCAGAAGCGGCGAACAGCCCGACTCGTGCAGCGCGTGGGCCAGCCACACGGCACTGGTCGTCTTGCCGACTCCAGGCTTCAGATTCACAAAGGCACAGCTCAGCGGCACAAGAGCCGACCCTAACGGGCGTGATCGGCTGATGGGGTCCGGCGCGAGCGCG from Streptomyces formicae includes these protein-coding regions:
- a CDS encoding AAA family ATPase, which codes for MNLKPGVGKTTSAVWLAHALHESGCSPLLVDGDPASSALRWSELADGFPFPVIALPVGDVHRRVNDFLGDRQAVVLDAPQLEDHPRIARSIMRYASEWIVPVTPAPIELDRMAPIRSEMDDVESVRAEPARSAVLLNRTNRPDATRTGPDADAREALTEWGFTVLDTQIARLELYAQSFGSRVRAEGSAYMDLADELIKRQEQA